The Neodiprion fabricii isolate iyNeoFabr1 chromosome 4, iyNeoFabr1.1, whole genome shotgun sequence genome window below encodes:
- the LOC124180161 gene encoding uncharacterized protein LOC124180161 isoform X12, whose product MADSPNASPQVHVGPSPLLVGHASPPPPAPNNANQRESLPAPSRGPRTLLLRRGENGFGFTLRHFIVYPPESCYQMLPGHERARIDEPMDTIFVKQVRANSPASEAGLRTGDRVASVDGVPTRGEQYARVVQRIQQAGPWLRLIVVSKDDDILQRYFGETAHNPETNQRPRLRSPDRTSQKQRRSTSMIPGPTPRSRQSWVCSPPGSENQGTTLHPYKQQREEVYKDTKMLAPTQRRPLEAHNQETLYDHPERPQRRQKEQQNQIPQPFRQPPDSRFDLYDRTRPESIYSRPSNTEQIYDRIKDPIYERVRPSDVISKSLDQYPMSRAEPQVPIYRPGRRVVSRRASEGSGMASEVESQAYGSMDALKSSTPGSRLSMESRRDSSPASKESLSSYDSNSTLTGNEYSDDSVIMNRLRRSFEQKEEFLRRPSQPIGWLTPEEESKRIQREFYARPQKLQRQVWPPNEQQASRRQHSPTRNSVERNTRAPKPTNQSLQRVRGDLDSETEYSNQLDGENDDDVDDNDDDDEDDGDQPGIEEIQAKRDQFYSSLYDSNGQFVKENHFKYGPPVAGNNGNKINNDAQFRSSNTRSGNKAAFVTTLSRIHENVTSNQQGGGQDLRNGTSSLPSSPGPEKKNNDKFSVPPQGLQIVSRRAKQFESGRLLSDDDEPTSDRTNLYKSELSRLSSKRSVPNVAVRKREFESKAEAREPRRIPAHRESKSLESGRELSGNRVIPVGSKYIHCEPPAGYREIREMPAMETESMHLRARSNSAESWEAANSTSRRNARHTWQTEVEEEDAKRNKAKRQDSYLQAVKAQLDDEDRATRRVSYLKATWSERMHVDSDLELSDSEPVLALRSNSIAGGHSNSSGTVSLKDAEPVEREGPLHVKYTVLEGKRSTDRSWKQVWGVLRGPILYFYKDRHSQSPSSTGDGDAGQNVDVRCSLVDVAEDYTKRKHVLRVANPAAEVLLQSEDAASMALWLRALHKHAATEKSSDTATSTSKQQAVPQTPGPTTPSATAQGSQRSSPLPSHKGIRKFTSFRNRSPTGQSPVNKTRKPSQTMENLPSPKSKTWKGRVAKQLRRMHGQAESPSSPTSQLPPEGATFKIPLELCRPSTFSEYVPLIVEMCTRIVEERGLEVIGIYRVPGNTAAISQLTESVNKGFQNINLQDPRWSDVNVISSLLKSFFRQLPDSLLTADLYPMFIDADKIEDPQRRMATIRKLLRDLPEHHFETLKYLLFHLKKIVEHSEVNKMEAKNLAIVFGPTLVRASGSRDNMVTMVTDMSHQCRIVESLLNNVDWFFSEEDLDDLSRLSVNLSLPADGSEVEPTSIINHNLLLNNIHKVEGMREMVSARDIVSSIISAANRKIQRRRKGQDEPDNEEHDDDKSRTQQQVENSAASRQSMAMAERQCTVSEMVSMHENKSQSNQSASSSDSNTNFSGNSSATNSTLTQPKYSTSQQIGTTTSSESPRISDDVSQSTFDTISNISNFSNDTKQSNDEVAIRTYAGLSATTQERIRKFEQETKAMLQRDQPRQRREAEKREEERKRIEMEWQLAKQEMENDDLLDNIVVGAVTPTFFTERLSSSNTRLSGRSIDVNDSCNQSRTTATARILPISVAVQQQPTSQQKAQASSQLSSILGEKMNNGVVKKFKTDKEPSMDSLYLPPARYGSLDSLHEVHSHTSLSPSHQHRGLPGDVSDDGSDLLTSLTSTFDRKWKSLVNPPSQLTPSDPPPNKRDSSCNNCSTNHQPAEVYRDPSLHKTSTGDKIRPPHTKNDIPEKDTDSSVISDPTTPDNDRTIRNKLPETNITVNLLPENNTVIDAAEKDENPKKSNSKTDVSDLPYSSKVKRFESISKVEKPKIQSGNAGLACSSDTKLDEAKCPDTDDVDTSYSNKLQKFESLSKSNSDTRSRLKRSESLNKKSDNVTSKLKRSESLNKHSDRLASPTNSKLKRSESLNKHSDRSESPNSKLKRSESLTKTEKTECNISKRRQSVRKEGATKLKRKNGMPERSIKRRHTVGGTKDFDKVHWLDNKLQTEAEKVIKNDSKPTKSQLRTSSPDLSSNRVNVADTSFLIEVSFRGPSNVVFNVTNARPQSLPDANLASKVFKVPLESHV is encoded by the exons GGACCGAGTCCGTTATTG GTTGGCCACGCATCGCCACCTCCGCCAGCACCGAATAACGCCAACCAACGAGAAAGCTTGCCGGCTCCGTCCCGTGGACCGAGaactcttcttcttcgacgTGGTGAAAATGGCTTCGGATTCACTCTGCGACACTTCATCGTCTACCCGCCCGAGTCCTGCTAC CAGATGTTACCGGGACACGAGCGGGCCAGGATTGACGAGCCGATGGACACGATCTTCGTGAAACAGGTACGCGCCAATTCTCCGGCATCGGAAGCCGGGCTTCGGACAGGGGATCGAGTCGCGTCCGTCGACGGGGTGCCGACGAGGGGCGAGCAGTACGCTCGCGTGGTCCAGAGGATACAGCAGGCGGGTCCTTGGCTACGTCTAATCGTCGTTTCCAAGGACGACGACATTTTGCAACGG TATTTTGGTGAAACGGCACACAATCCCGAAACGAATCAACGACCTCGACTTCGCTCGCCGGACAGAACGTCGCAGAAGCAAAGGAGATCGACGAGCATGATACCAGGTCCGACACCCAGGAGCCGACAATCCTGGGTCTGTTCTCCAccgggttccgaaaaccaaggTACAACCCTTCATCCGTACAAACAACAGAGAGAAGAAGTCTACAAGGATACTAAAATGCTAGCACCGACCCAGCGGAGGCCTCTGGAGGCTCACAATCAGGAGACGCTCTACGACCATCCGGAGCGACCGCAGAGACGGCAGAAAGAACAGCAAAATCAAATTCCCCAGCCGTTCAGGCAGCCGCCGGATTCGAGATTTGACTTGTACGACAGAACGAGGCCCGAGTCGATATACTCGAGGCCGTCGAACACCGAGCAAATCTACGACAGGATAAAGGACCCGATTTACGAGAGGGTCCGACCCTCGGACGTGATCAGCAAATCGCTCGATCAGTATCCAATGTCCAGGGCTGAACCTCAGGTGCCGATTTACAGACCTGGAAGAAGGGTCGTCAGTCGGAGAGCCAGCGAAGGCAGCGGAATGGCCAGCGAAGTCGAGTCTCAGGCCTACGGTAGCATGGACGCCCTCAAGTCCAGCACTCCTGGTTCCCGGCTGAGCATGGAGTCCAGGAGGGATTCGAGCCCTGCCAGCAAGGAGAGTCTCTCCTCGTACGACTCGAATTCAACCCTGACCGGCAACGAGTACTCCGACGATTCTGTTATCATGAACAGATTGAGGCGGAGCTTTGAACAGAAAGAGGAGTTTCTCAGGCGACCGAGTCAGCCGATCGGATGGCTCACACCCGAGGAGGAGTCGAAGCGTATTCAAAGGGAGTTTTACGCAAGGCCGCAAAAACTTCAACGACAAGTATGGCCTCCCAACGAACAGCAGGCCAGTAGACGGCAACATTCTCCGACGAGAAACTCCGTTGAGAGAAATACCAGGGCTCCCAAACCTACGAATCAAAGTTTGCAGAGAGTTAGAGGTGATTTGGACAGCGAAACTGAGTATTCTAATCAGCTTGACGGAgagaacgacgacgacgtcgacgacaacgacgatgacgacgaagATGACGGAGATCAGCCTGGCATAGAGGAGATTCAGGCGAAACGTGACCAGTTTTATTCCTCTCTTTACGACAGCAACGGTCAGTTCGTTaaagaaaatcatttcaaGTACGGACCGCCTGTCGCAGGAAACAATGGCAATAAGATTAACAACGACGCGCAGTTCAGATCTTCGAATACGAGGAGCGGCAACAAGGCTGCCTTTGTAACGACGCTGTCGAGGATACACGAGAATGTCACGTCGAACCAGCAGGGTGGTGGTCAGGATTTGAGGAACGGAACTTCGTCTCTTCCCTCCTCGCCCGGAccggaaaagaaaaataacgataaattttcCGTACCGCCTCAAGGATTACAGATTGTGTCTCGCAGGGCTAAGCAGTTTGAGTCGGGACGACTGCTCAGCGACGATGACGAGCCGACTAGTGATAGAACTAATTTGTACAAAAGTGAATTATCTAGGTTATCAAGTAAACGAAGTGTTCCTAATGTGGCTGttagaaaaagagaatttGAATCCAAAGCTGAGGCCAGAGAACCAAGGAGAATACCAGCtcatcgagagagcaaatcaCTCGAGTCCG GGAGAGAATTGTCGGGGAATAGAGTTATTCCTGTAGGCAGCAAGTACATCCATTGCGAACCGCCGGCTGGATATAGGGAAATAAGAG AAATGCCCGCGATGGAAACTGAATCCATGCATCTAAGGGCACGAAGTAACAGCGCGGAGTCTTGGGAGGCAGCGAATAGCACGTCGCGACGAAATGCAAGGCACACTTGGcagacggaagtcgaagaggAAGATGCGAAAAGAAACAAGGCTAAGCGTCAAGACAGTTACTTACAGGCGGTTAAAGCCCAGCTTG ATGACGAGGATCGAGCGACCAGGAGAGTTTCCTACCTGAAAGCTACGTGGAGTGAACGCATGCACGTCGACAGTGATCTTGAGCTCTCAGACTCCGAGCCAGTTCTCGCTTTAAGAAG CAACAGCATCGCTGGGGGTCACAGCAACTCGAGTGGCACCGTGAGTCTGAAAGACGCTGAACCCGTCGAGAGAGAAGGACCTCTTCACGTTAAATACACCGTCCTCGAAGGAAAG cgATCCACAGACCGTTCATGGAAGCAAGTCTGGGGAGTACTGCGAGGTCCGATTCTTTACTTTTACAAGGATCGTCACAGTCAG AGTCCGTCGTCGACGGGCGATGGCGATGCCGGACAAAACGTCGACGTACGATGTTCTCTGGTCGACGTTGCCGAGGATTATACAAAGAGAAAACACGTCCTCAGGGTCGCCAATCCAGCCGCCGAAGTTTTGCTTCAATCCGAGGATGCCGCCTCCATGGCTCTCTGGCTTCGCGCCCTCCACAAACACGCGGCGACCGAGAAATCATCC GACACTGCCACAAGTACGTCCAAACAGCAAGCGGTTCCTCAAACTCCGGGACCAACGACACCAAGCGCGACGGCTCAAGGCAGTCAGCGGTCGAGTCCATTGCCAAGTCACAAGGGAATCAGGAAATTCACGTCGTTCAGGAATCGATCTCCGACCGGGCAATCTCCTGTTAACAAAACGAGGAAGCCCAGTCAAACTATGGAAAACTTACCGTCGCCAAAAAGTAAAACTTGGAAGGGCAGGGTCGCCAAACAACTTAGGCGAATGCATGGCCAGGCTGAATCTCCGTCTTCTCCGACCTCTCAGCTGCCCCCCGAAGGTGCCACATTCAAGATTCCGCTGGAGCTGTGCCGACCA TCCACATTCTCCGAGTATGTACCGCTGATTGTGGAAATGTGTACCAGAATAGTTGAAGAGCGAGGACTTGAGGTTATTGGAATATACAGAGTACCAGGCAACACAGCTGCTATATCCCAACTGACTGAAAGTGTGAACAAGGGATTTCAGAATATCAATTTACAG gATCCAAGGTGGAGCGACGTCAACGTGATATCATCGCTGCTGAAATCGTTTTTCCGTCAGCTTCCGGATTCTCTATTAACCGCCGATCTTTATCCAATGTTTATAGACGCGGATAAGATAGAGGATCCTCAAAGGAGGATGGCGacgataagaaaattattgCGTGATTTGCCAGAACACCATTTTGAGACATTGAAGTATTTACTGTTTCATTTAAAGAAGATCGTTGAGCACAGTGAAGTGAATAAAATGGAGGCTAAAAACTTGGCTATTGTATTCGGACCGACTTTAGTTAGGGCCAGCGGTTCCAGGGACAACATGGTCACCATGGTTACCGACATGTCCCACCAATGCCGAATTGTTGAGAGCTTGTTGAATAAC GTCGATTGGTTCTTTTCTGAAGAGGATTTGGACGATCTGAGCAGATTGAGCGTCAATCTGAGCCTTCCAGCAGATGGAAGTGAAGTTGAACCGACATCCATCATAAATCACAATCTCCTCCTGAACAATATCCATAAAGTTGAAG GCATGCGCGAAATGGTCTCAGCTAGGGATATTGTATCCTCAATCATATCCGCAGCTAACAGGAAAATTCAGAGGAGACGAAAGGGACAGGATGAACCAGACAACGAAGAACATGACGACGATAAG TCAAGAACGCAACAACAAGTTGAAAACTCCGCCGCATCAAGACAAAGCATGGCAATGGCCGAACGTCAATGTACAGTGAGCGAAATGGTGTCGATGCACGAGAATAAGAGTCAATCGAATCAGTCGGCAAGTTCTAGTGACAGTAACACTAATTTTTCGGGAAATAGTAGCGCGACAAATTCTACCTTGACTCAACCTAAGTACTCGACGAGCCAGCAAATCGGTACTACGACATCGTCCGAATCTCCCAGAATCTCAGACGACGTTAGTCAGAGTACTTTCGATACGATATCAAATATATCTAATTTTTCGAACGATACGAAGCAAAGTAACGACGAAGTTGCCATAAGAACGTACGCCGGATTGAGCGCTACTACGCAAGAAAGAATAAGGAAATTTGAACAGGAGACTAAGGCGATGCTGCAAAGGGACCAACCTCGGCAGAGACGCGAGGCGGAAAAACGTgaggaggaaagaaaaagaattgaaatggAATGGCAGTTGGCAAAACAAGAAATGGAGAATGACGACCTTTTGGACAATATTGTCGTTGGAGCCGTGACGCCCACTTTTTTTACCGAAAGATTATCCAGCTCCAATACCAGACTTTCTGGTAGATCGATAGATGTCAACGATAGCTGTAACCAGTCGAGAACTACAGCTACGGCGCGAATACTGCCGATATCAGTTGCCGTGCAACAGCAACCAACGTCACAACAAAAAGCTCAGGCAAGCAGCCAGCTTTCTAGCATATTAGGGGAGAAGATGAATAACGGGgtcgttaaaaaattcaagactGACAAGGAG cCATCAATGGATTCTTTGTACCTTCCGCCGGCACGTTACGGCAGCCTCGACTCCCTGCACGAAGTTCACTCGCATACATCACTTTCGCCATCGCATCAGCATCGCGGTTTACCCGGAGACGTTTCTGACGATG GTAGCGATCTTTTGACTAGCCTCACGTCGACCTTTGACAGAAAATGGAAATCACTTGTGAATCCACCGAGTCAGTTGACGCCGTCCGATCCACCCCCAAACAAACGAGATAGCAGCTGCAATAATTGTTCTACGAATCATCAACCTGCGGAGGTCTATCGAGATCCCAGCCTCCACAAAACCTCTACAGGAGACAAGATACGTCCCCCACACACCAAAAAT GATATTCCAGAAAAAGACACGGACTCCAGTGTTATTTCTGACCCGACTACGCCCGATAACGACCGAACCATTCGTAATAAATTACCGGAAACAAATATAACTGTAAATTTATTACCGGAAAATAATACGGTGATAGATGCTgcagaaaaagatgaaaatccAAAGAAAAGCAACTCAAAGACTGATGTATCCGATCTGCCTTACAGTTCAAAAGTAAAACGTTTTGAATCCATAAGTAAAGTTGAAAAACCTAAAATTCAAAGCGGGAACGCCGGTTTGGCGTGCAGCAGCGATACCAAATTAGATGAAGCAAAATGTCCGGATACAGACGATGTTGATACTTCGTATTCAAACAAGTTACAGAAGTTTGAAAGCCTCAGTAAAAGCAACTCGGACACGAGATCGAGATTAAAGAGGTCAGAATCCTTGAATAAGAAATCGGACAACGTTACGTCGAAGTTGAAGCGATCGGAGAGCCTGAACAAACATTCGGATCGATTAGCTTCTCCTACCAATAGCAAATTAAAACGTTCGGAAAGCTTGAACAAACACTCTGACAGATCCGAATCGCCGAATAGTAAATTGAAGCGTTCGGAATCTCTAACTAAAACTGAGAAAACGGAATGTAATATAAGCAAGCGCAGACAGTCGGTGAGAAAAGAAGGTGCTACGaagttgaagagaaaaaacggaATGCCTGAACGATCCATAAAGAGGAGACACACGGTTGGCGGAACCAAggatttcgacaaagttcatTGGCTAGACAATAAGCTGCAAACGGAGGCTGAAAAGGTCATAAAAAACGACAGCAAGCCAACGAAGAGTCAACTTCGGACCAGCTCACCGGATTTGAGCAGTAATCGCGTCAACGTTGCCGATACCAGCTTTTTAATCGAAGTCAGCTTCCGAGGACCCAGCAATGTTGTTTTCAATGTTACTAATGCACGCCCGCAATCGCTACCGGACGCTAATCTTGCTTCGAAAGTATTTAAGGTTCCTCTTGAGAGCCATGTTTAA